From the Leptolyngbya iicbica LK genome, the window AACAAACGCTTTTTTAAGGTGACTTCACGCCATCTTCACAACAGATTAAACATAACGATAGCACCTGTTGCATGACACGGATCAATCGATTTTGTTCCGCCATCTCACTTAAAGAATGCCAGTCGATTCGTAGAGCCGCCGCAGAATCGCCAGAATCTTGTTGCCATATTCCGGATCAGGATCCCAACGACCGCTCAGCTGCGTTACCAGCGGCGCGACTCCCCGCCGCACAAATTGAAATCGGGGATCGACCACTTCTTGTACTAGCGGTTCAGTACTCGCATAGGCTTTAAGGTGCTGAATGTGGGCCCGCACCCCAATGCGGGGATCGGCAAAGGAAACGCCCCCAGTCGAGGAATCCGTGGCCCCAATACCGCCAAAATTATTGTCCTCTGGTCGCAGAATCCCTGTCCATCGCAAATATGAGGTTTCTACGCACATTTGACAAAAAGCGATGTCGTGATCGACGCCTTCAATTTGCGCTTCTTCGCGATAAAACCGTGGCAAATCTTTGTAGGGTTCCGTTGCACTTTCGTTGTTGGATTTCAAAAACATCAACAGCTGGATATCAGAAGTGATACCCCGCCCCATAATGCGCTCTAACCCACATACGGGCAACGAGGTTGCCGTTTTTAACGTCACGGTGCGGGTGCTGGCATCCCACCCGACGGAAACGTTGTACTCCCGCAGGTCGATCGCTTTCATATACACCACGCCGCGATAGCGCACCTTGCGGATATCAGGATTAGTGGCCGCATCATCAATGCCCAGCTGGTCAGCCAAATCTACTGGCACGTAGGAATTGTTGTTGATGATGATGCCTTTTTCGGGATAGAGGCCCCCATTGACGCTGATATTGCAAGTAGGAAAACTTTGGACATCGCCTGAGCTGCCTGCCACCGCCCGACTCCAAGAGGCAGTGCCATCGGCAATCCCCAAAGACATATCGCGGCGACGATTTTGAATCAGACCCAAATCGTCAGGATTTGTGAGATACCCCACCTCCATATATAAGGAGGGGCAGGCCAGTTGACGGGTGAAGGATAGACTGCCCGTGCCCGTGTTGGTATCAGGTCGCGCACCCCGACTGGGCAACTGGGGTAGTCGCCGTAGCAGCGCTAACAACAGCAACTCTGCATGAGATTTACGCTCTTCGTTATTGGCAATGTAAAAGACGCTGGCCCCCCGCGCCCCAGGACTGCTGGCTGCCCCACCGTGAAGTTCGAGGGCGACATCGTCAG encodes:
- the tftA gene encoding hormogonium tapered terminus morphoprotein TftA, translated to MGKIFISAGHGGYENGSLDYGAVVSNTTEATEMIRIRDLVVPELRSRGFEVLAVPDDLSNTQTLNWINTRCRPDDVALELHGGAASSPGARGASVFYIANNEERKSHAELLLLALLRRLPQLPSRGARPDTNTGTGSLSFTRQLACPSLYMEVGYLTNPDDLGLIQNRRRDMSLGIADGTASWSRAVAGSSGDVQSFPTCNISVNGGLYPEKGIIINNNSYVPVDLADQLGIDDAATNPDIRKVRYRGVVYMKAIDLREYNVSVGWDASTRTVTLKTATSLPVCGLERIMGRGITSDIQLLMFLKSNNESATEPYKDLPRFYREEAQIEGVDHDIAFCQMCVETSYLRWTGILRPEDNNFGGIGATDSSTGGVSFADPRIGVRAHIQHLKAYASTEPLVQEVVDPRFQFVRRGVAPLVTQLSGRWDPDPEYGNKILAILRRLYESTGIL